One window of Chloroflexus aggregans DSM 9485 genomic DNA carries:
- a CDS encoding HEAT repeat domain-containing protein, protein MNDLDDYEGDPALNRERLSELLTDQLEELARAIHSRDQLVRARAASRLVNLEVDPDLVLPTLHHHWPAVREVAIEAIGYTGKPLSPAVIDALLASIDDPKPFVAAAAIRTLGRKQIAEAREQITACLDDPDPPIVAAAIAALARLGDTTLAVAIPNFLNSPHLAIRIAAAEAAGILHTPAAVPGLLRLLEDCITAWQETQPHIPSRAASVAMQALARLRARTAIPLLVEIARYVVGLRTLAVRTLNQLQAVEAAPAIASLLHEEGGHLLHEVIRLVKMADYRAALPELRALLQRSAPNRRSLMIKIMQILVEWNDRASMPLLAQLAESFPNAEIRHHAARCLTILEQATTTPEEPSPPLPDPAPTVLCSERLRKRQERIASVSVGSIVEGTVLRVLSYGAVIDLGGIEGFVHVRDIDWHWISDARNALQLGQPVRAMITNIDRQHLRINLSIRELTPDPWVSLSQHLAGGMTVQGTVTGITGFGLFVELLPGIQGLAHISKIPAKRRPLREWFPLGSQVMVTILAIDNEHRRIALSVNE, encoded by the coding sequence ATGAACGATCTCGATGATTACGAAGGCGATCCGGCCCTCAACCGTGAGCGCCTGAGTGAACTGTTAACCGATCAACTCGAAGAGCTGGCCCGCGCGATTCATTCGCGCGATCAACTGGTGCGAGCACGCGCGGCCAGCCGACTGGTCAATCTTGAGGTCGATCCTGATCTGGTGTTACCGACCCTGCACCATCATTGGCCGGCCGTGCGTGAGGTTGCCATCGAAGCCATTGGGTATACCGGTAAACCGCTGAGTCCTGCGGTCATCGATGCCTTATTAGCAAGTATCGATGACCCGAAACCGTTTGTAGCCGCCGCGGCAATCCGCACGTTAGGGCGAAAACAGATCGCAGAGGCACGTGAACAAATCACAGCTTGTCTCGATGATCCAGATCCTCCCATCGTTGCTGCCGCCATCGCCGCACTTGCCCGCCTTGGTGATACCACGCTCGCTGTAGCCATTCCCAACTTTCTCAACAGCCCACACCTTGCCATCCGTATCGCGGCTGCCGAGGCGGCGGGAATACTGCATACTCCGGCAGCCGTCCCCGGGCTGTTACGCTTGCTCGAAGATTGCATAACGGCGTGGCAGGAAACTCAGCCCCATATTCCCAGCCGAGCGGCAAGTGTCGCAATGCAGGCATTAGCGCGCTTACGTGCCCGCACGGCGATACCACTCCTCGTTGAAATCGCCCGCTATGTCGTCGGTCTACGAACATTAGCAGTGCGTACTCTCAACCAACTACAAGCCGTAGAAGCAGCTCCGGCGATCGCATCACTCCTTCACGAAGAAGGCGGTCATCTCTTACACGAAGTCATTCGTTTGGTGAAGATGGCCGATTACCGGGCTGCACTACCTGAATTACGCGCTCTTCTCCAACGCTCTGCCCCTAACCGACGATCATTGATGATCAAGATTATGCAGATTCTGGTCGAATGGAATGACCGGGCGAGTATGCCATTACTTGCCCAACTGGCCGAGAGCTTTCCCAACGCCGAGATTCGTCATCATGCGGCCCGCTGCCTCACCATCCTAGAGCAAGCGACCACTACACCCGAAGAACCATCGCCACCGTTACCAGATCCTGCACCAACAGTATTATGTAGTGAACGTCTCCGCAAACGGCAAGAGCGGATCGCCTCCGTCAGCGTTGGGAGCATCGTTGAGGGAACGGTGTTGCGCGTATTGAGTTATGGAGCAGTGATCGATCTCGGTGGGATAGAAGGGTTTGTTCACGTGCGCGACATCGACTGGCATTGGATCAGCGACGCACGCAACGCGCTGCAACTCGGCCAACCGGTCCGTGCGATGATTACCAACATTGACCGGCAGCATCTGCGTATCAATCTGAGCATCCGCGAACTTACCCCTGATCCGTGGGTAAGTCTCTCGCAACACCTTGCCGGCGGCATGACGGTGCAAGGAACTGTTACCGGTATCACCGGTTTTGGTCTGTTTGTCGAACTCTTACCCGGCATCCAAGGCCTCGCCCATATCAGCAAAATTCCGGCGAAGCGCCGACCATTACGTGAATGGTTCCCACTCGGTAGTCAGGTGATGGTCACGATCCTCGCGATCGATAACGAGCACCGACGCATTGCGCTGAGTGTTAATGAATGA
- a CDS encoding acyl-CoA synthetase gives MSPLPIVATLLHYATTEPLRPCVVVENHVITYRDLAAASAGWATRYRDLGIARGDRVALALPNSPAFLAAYFGAQLAGAAVVLVNPQYRHAELSHLLADAEPLIVVATDENEAILREAMTAPHPHLIKPDASLCGASPVDPTAFSPPAADDMALIAYTSGTTGRAKGAIHTHASLAANCDAVIRAWRWTEADRLLLMLPLFHVHGLGVGVHGTIRSGASLELHARFDAELALQRMADPAITLFFGVPTMYVRLIEAARQHGVPRHRMRLFVSGSAPLSPQTFADFADLFGQPILERYGMTETGMNLTNPYEGERRPGSVGMPFPGQEARIVDRTTRQPLPAGEVGEIQVRGPHLFRGYWRNPSATAAAFTEDGWFNTGDVGFVDTDGYVHITGRSRELIISGGYNIYPREVEEVLAQHPAVAECAVYGQPDPDLGEVPVADVVIRSGIHTTAQELIDHCRQQLAAYKRPRQIRFVTALPRNAMGKVQRHLLGIDPPVAEEQR, from the coding sequence ATGTCGCCACTGCCAATCGTTGCTACCCTCCTCCATTACGCAACTACCGAACCGCTCCGACCATGTGTTGTGGTTGAGAATCACGTAATAACGTATCGTGATCTTGCAGCCGCATCTGCCGGCTGGGCCACCCGCTATCGCGACCTCGGCATTGCACGTGGCGATCGTGTCGCGTTGGCTCTGCCCAACTCACCGGCCTTTCTCGCTGCCTACTTCGGTGCTCAATTGGCCGGGGCAGCCGTCGTTCTGGTGAACCCACAGTATCGCCACGCCGAACTGAGCCATCTACTTGCCGATGCTGAACCACTCATTGTAGTTGCAACTGACGAGAACGAAGCGATCTTGCGTGAGGCAATGACGGCTCCACACCCACACCTGATCAAACCCGACGCATCGCTGTGTGGTGCATCACCGGTGGACCCGACTGCATTTTCACCGCCGGCTGCCGACGATATGGCACTGATCGCGTACACATCGGGCACCACCGGTCGAGCCAAAGGAGCAATCCACACGCACGCCAGCCTTGCCGCAAATTGCGATGCGGTTATCCGCGCTTGGCGCTGGACCGAGGCCGATCGTTTACTCTTGATGTTGCCACTGTTTCACGTCCATGGGCTAGGTGTAGGTGTCCATGGCACGATCCGAAGCGGCGCGAGTCTTGAATTGCACGCACGATTTGATGCCGAACTGGCCTTGCAACGCATGGCCGACCCAGCTATTACCCTCTTTTTCGGCGTACCAACGATGTATGTGCGGTTGATCGAAGCAGCACGCCAGCACGGCGTTCCTCGTCATCGCATGCGACTGTTTGTTTCCGGTTCGGCCCCACTCAGCCCGCAGACTTTTGCCGATTTCGCTGACCTCTTCGGACAACCCATCCTCGAACGCTATGGCATGACCGAAACGGGGATGAATTTGACCAATCCCTACGAAGGCGAGCGCCGTCCCGGCAGTGTTGGTATGCCATTTCCCGGTCAAGAGGCCCGAATTGTCGATCGGACAACACGCCAACCGCTACCGGCAGGCGAGGTTGGCGAGATCCAAGTACGCGGACCACACCTCTTCCGTGGCTACTGGCGTAATCCGAGTGCTACTGCGGCTGCGTTTACCGAAGATGGCTGGTTTAACACCGGAGATGTCGGGTTCGTTGATACCGATGGCTATGTTCACATTACCGGTCGTAGTCGTGAACTCATCATCAGTGGCGGTTACAACATCTACCCTCGTGAAGTCGAGGAGGTTCTCGCCCAACATCCGGCAGTCGCTGAATGCGCCGTTTACGGCCAACCCGATCCCGATCTCGGCGAAGTACCGGTGGCCGATGTAGTGATACGATCAGGCATCCACACCACAGCACAAGAACTGATCGATCATTGTCGTCAGCAACTGGCTGCGTACAAACGGCCACGCCAGATCCGCTTCGTCACGGCATTACCACGCAATGCCATGGGAAAGGTACAACGTCATCTACTCGGAATCGATCCACCCGTAGCCGAGGAACAGCGATGA